The DNA region TTCTGGTATTGAATTTAAGTCATTTGTGGTGCAACAGCTTCTGCACTGTGACATCGACAGAAAGAGGCCAACGGTACCGCAGGGTCCTTGGTGCAGCAGGAGAAGGGAACCCCACATTTTTCCCGACTGGGATTTCCATCAGTGCAATTAAAGTAAATGTTCAGGTTCCAGTCGTCTGCTCCGAATGCGCCACAGCACTCCCACTGCAGTCAGACAGAAGAGAAACACTTCAGGGACTCCTGACATACTGTCAGGTCCTAGATCCTTTACTGGCATCTATGTGGCTTTAAGTCTTGCTTGGGTCATAGTGTGTTTTCTGCAATGGAATTCCAGAATCAGTATGTAAAAACAACCCACTCCATCTAACACGTCATAATTTGATCTCCAGCTTCTTTAGACCTCACAACAGTTCTACTGattgaatataaaaacataGTAACGCAATAAATGTTGCTTAAATCCAGCAGTAATGACCTGATAATTGCACCACTTAATCTCATGCTACATTACGCTGACCGTCTATCTGCACCCATGAAAATTTTCCCCAATTCTTTGCTGGGATAAACTAAAGGACCTGACCTACCTTCTGGTACTCAGGTAAAAATGATTTGACTAACTGGCCCAAAAGTGAGACTTGACAATGGAGAGGGGGATTATATCCGCAAACTGATGGACATTGGTCAGGCTGATCAAGATGAAAATCATCCATTCCCAATGACTACCTGACACCTCAGGTTAAGTTGTAGTACAGTGCAGTTAGAATCAAAAACACAGTACATGAACAATTTGGCTCCAGGTCCATATagattttttaaactctttttatGCTTCATTCCTGATAATCTGCGATGCAAAGACTGCTGGACGATTTGAAGAAAGAAGACTAAAGTAGACGTATGCCACAGCCATGCCTCATCACATTTACTAGGTATCCCATGACTCACATATTCCTGAGTGAAATCAATGAGGTTCTGTAGGTCGATGTCGTCCCTATATGCCCGgatgttgttgttgatgaacAGGTTGAGTTGGTCCTTAATCCAGTCCTTAAAAACAAAGGCCAGAACTCCTGTTGTCAACTCCAGGAAAAAGATGATTCCCAGAAACACGGAGAACTAGAACAGGAAAAGAATCATGAATAcaagtaaaatcagaaacaggaagcaACCTTTTTTCACTGTGCATTCATGGTGCTTGCAGAGTAGAACATACAAACttaagcaaaaatgtattttcccgAAGAGCTCCAATGCAGCCGGCAAAGCCCAGAATGAACATAACCCCTCCAACTACCATGAAGAGCCACACAGGGTCAAGACCCCCCAGGTCGGTGATGGACGAGATGTTGGACAGGACCCCCTAGagaggacaggacaacacacTGGATGTGAGTCAAACAGTTGAGCCTCCTctgtgtcatgtcatgtttggCAAATAGCCAAAGTGACAGGAAATAGCCAGGAATTATGGTACTGGCACATAGATAAAGCACCActctaaaattattttgtttgcagtttcaattaaaaaaataatagtgcGCTCACCTTCTCACTCCATGCCCACAGTCCAATCCCTACTAGGGCCATGCCCAGCAGCTGCAAAACACCAGTCACATCTTATTACTGGGAGATTGTACAGATGCACAGACACACAATGTTGTTCAggaaaaaatactgaaatccTTTCCCTGGGACAGCCTCGGTCTGTACTAGATGGCATTTGTTTAACATTATCAGCAGTGAATGTTATTCACACTCCCTAAACTTATATGCATTTTATCACAATTTAGTGGGTTTTATGAGACAGACCAACAGtagcatctgtgaacatcactTTCTAGTCTTGCTACAAAATCTCAGCTGGTTTTAGGTCTGAATTTTGATTAGACAATCATGACGCTATACtatgaatagaatagaatatgaTATGATACAAGTCATTTCATTGCATCTCTGGCTGGATGTTCAAGGTTGTTAGGGTACCCTAACCCTGGAAGGTCAAACACTGTTGCCCAGCTAACCTCTACCTGCTCACACCACTCAGACCATACGATCCTTTAGGTCAGCTAAAATCTCATCTCTTTTCTCTGGCATGTGTAATTGCGTAAATCTGGATTGTGTAAGAGACGCTAAATAGTTCTTTGAAGTCCCAATGCTATGTTGTATTCTATTTGCTATTTTATGATTGTGGATATAACTGTGAAGGACTTCAGTcaacttttgctgcttttaaatgTGCTACATGAATAAATTTGGCATTGTAGACAAACCAACATCTTCCCTCCTTTGCAGCAGCAACTAACCATGGCTGAAAATCAAAGCAGGCAGATGTTGATTAAAGACTAAAACTTTGCTAAGATGAAAAGAACACCtatagaataatttttttctccttagttTGAAAGGCAAAAACAAGGGCAAAAGTGCTGGTCTTAGATATTTAGTCTATGAGACAGGTGGACATAAAGGACAGATTCGGCCTTTCCTGAATGGATCACCCATCACGCCTCGGATCATGCATCCATGCCTTCATGTTGTGTTGACCAAACTCTGACCCAAACTACCCAAAAGTCGAAGCTGAAATTGAGAAGGACAACATatgtcaattttttatttatttattttttattaagattGTATTGGTTCTAGtagcctttatttgagagtggtCAAACAGAAAAGTGGGTAATGAGGGGGGGAAAGGCGGGAAGGAATTCCGGTTCTTCTTAGAGAGCCGGCTCCTTCGGCTCCCAAACAACATTGGTGGGAGTGCCATGGTGGCCCAGGAGTAAAGCACAGCCCatgtatggaggccttagttcTCCACATGGCTATCACAGGCTCAAGTCCATGCCTGATGACCTTTAGCAAATTTATTATCATCTTCAGTCTCATATTTTAGCATAACTTGgcaaataggaatgtttttacatgataaatccatttgcattccttgttcCCTATATGGGAATCCTTATACTTCCtcaattttatgtatttatcctGTACACATTCTTACTtttgtataatattttaatctaattttaattGCCAAACAACTGAACAAAGCACTGCAACCAAATCTACTGAACAGACCCATAATCAGGGACAGCTGGTATAAGTGGGCTAGTAGGGCTAAGCTCTCCCTGACATTTAcaacaaagttaaaataaacaacttaaaaataacagcctaaaaataaatacagtttagaaataatgtatcacattttgtcaaatttataACAAACCTGGTGTCAAACCGCCTGAGGAAAATCCCAGGGTCTTTCAGAAGAGCTAACTTCTGACAGCCCCCTTCAGAGTTACTGTCTGTCACGCTTCAGAATGACTGACATGCGTCTAGCCACGCCCCCTCGGTCTGCAGCTCATTTGGGCTAATTTTGGTAAAACCCAGGGCCAGCCCACAGCCACAGGATTTATCCAATCAGGATGGACTTGTCTCGAGTGCGAGTGTGTGTGGTTTGGCGTAAACTGAGCAGGTGCAATGGGGAGCAATATTAGCATAAACGAGGTggattatttaattaataatccaTTTTCCTTAATGTCTTTTGAGGGAAAAACTTCAGGTGAAGAGGTTGGGGACAAACCTGAGGATATTCAAAtccagcaaaaagaaaaacggcAAAACTGCAGTTTCTCGGTGACTTGGTTCCAACGAAAGGAGTGGCTAATGGCAAGTGTAGCTAATAAATCTCTTTTCTGCTTTCCATGTTTGCTCTTTGAGGAGCACAGTTTGGACCCAACAAGGAATTGTTGATCTGAAACATCTGTCTCAAAAAATTGCCTCCCCACCCCCATGACTCCAGCACAAGCCACATTGGAGACAGTTTGAAATTGGCTGGGTTAACATCACCTGTCAGCTGGATGAGGGCCACCGCATTGCTATACAGAGGCACAATAAGCtggtgcaaaaaaacaaaacacgcaTTATCACGGATTGTGGATTGCATAAAATTTTGTGGGGCACACTATACACCACCACTACGGGGTCTGAAGAATATTCGTCCTCCCTGAATCGGGGTGTTTTTCCGGATCTAgttaatcaattttatttttagacagtGAGCTGGCAGATCACCTGTCAAGTACACATGTACATAGCTAAATACACCTCCAAAACCAGCCAGAATGAGCTCCTTGATTGCATTATAGAGGTTCAATCAAGGATGAAATTTTAGAAGCGCCATTTGTTGCTGTTCAAGCAGACGAAACTACAGATGTGGCCTGTGAACCAATGTGTGATTGTGTTCAGGTACAAAACTGTATGCACCACAGTGGAGAGATTCTTAGGCTTTCCTGCTTGAAGATAGGTCTGCAGAGGGGTTTGAAAAGCTTCTGAAAGAAAAGCTCCAGCCGtttaaactggaaaacaaactaaatgccCACACTTAACGATGGAGCTGAGGTGATGAGTGGCGCATCCTCCGGTTTGCAGGCCAGGCTCCGGGAAATATTTCCTCATACGCACTTTGTGCACTGTTATGCCCAACAGTTAAACCTGAtcattcagaatattttttgcaaatcttTCATCTTTTGGAACATTTTCTTCCAAGTCCTATAAAACAGTAGTCCCCAACCGGTCCGGgaaccaattggtaccgggctgtgcaagaaataattaaatatttccgttttatgtattatttgagtttagaggatcttttattttgaaaatcctttaaccaaAGTTTTGCgtgccaacattgagcccacaagcagcaaaaagagtaagaaacagatcagatgtctttgaaaagtttctttgcgaaggggaaaaggcccagagaagagacaggagaatggatttatcccagTAGGTGATTCCCATATTACAAGCCCGATCTGCATGATATGGCGTGACCGATTCGCTAATGAGGCAATGAAacttcaaactgcttcgccaCGTGGAGACCAAGCAAGCTGTGGTTAAGCAACACTTCGGGTGTTGcagagaaattttttttttggcatgatTATGAATCATAATACCTGTCCAAAAGTAAAATACATCcttccattttctttacacccttgtccctagtggggtcgggatgggtgctggtgcttatctccagcgAACATTTTGGGTGAGAGGCCAGgtcagggcaacacagagacagacaggacaaacaaccatgccccccccccacccccccaccccacacacacacctaaggagaatttagagagaccaattaacctccCATCATGTTACAGTCATGTAACATGACACGCATGTTTttagactgtgggaggaagccggagtaccttgagagaacccacacatgcacagggagaacatgcaaactccatgcagaaagaccctaggctgggaccttcttgctgcaaggcaagttgtgtgtgtcttgtctctatgctgctgtaactgcgaaataatttccctactgggatgaataaagtaattctattctattctattctataacagtgctaccaactgcgccactgtacACATTCTCAAAGCTTGCGCTATCCAGCTCTATCTACAGCATGTCTTCAACATGAGCCTGTGCCTACAGAGGGTCCCTGTGATGTGGAAAACATCCTGCATTGTTCTAGTACCAAAGACACAGCATCCCTGTGACTCCAAGGACTACAGGCCTGTGGCGCTGACCTCCCACATCGTAAAATCCTTTGAGAGACTCATCTTGGAGCAGCTCCGCACTCTGGTAAAATCACACTTGGACCCCTTGCAGTTCGCCTGCCAGCCCAAACTTGGAGTTCAGGATGCCATATCTTCCTGCTGAAAAGCACATACGCTCACCTGGACCAGCACTGTGagaattatgttttttgacTTCTCAAGTGCATTCATCACCATCCGTCCGGCTCTACTGGGTGAGAAACTGACGGTGTTGCACTCACGAAACAGACAGGAGTCCTTCTTCAGTTTCAGCAACTTTATTTGCCCcatgatgtgtgtgttttcttttggaattgTTTTTCTCAGAAGCAGATGGGCACAGACGGACAGAAAACCATTAgaaagtttcttctttttcagagCTACAACGTTACAACTGACCAACTGACACCACTTCCGCTACCCAACCAAACAGTGACATAGCACGCAGCTGAGATTCTATAATGCTTCTGAggttgaacaaaaacaactgggcaaatgaaatatattaaatacatGAATAGAGTGTTTTAtccataaattttttaaaaaagtaataatttaaataaaatacttctaCAACACTGGCGATGCAGGTGGATCCCCCCTTGTGTACTGGATTGTGGACCAATAAAGTGGGGAAACgactccctctctctttctacctCTCCTGTGGTGAGCTGCTCACTGGGTTTGGAGCTCCTCCCTTATGATGAAGAACAGTGTTCTGATCTGACAGAGCAATGGCTCTCAGTGAGGAGCCAGCTCCCGCCATTCACTTCGAAGAGCCAGCTCCAACAGCCGAAATGTTCGTGACTGACCCATCACtagaagacatgtggcaaaggtcatcagCCCGGGACTTGTACCTGTGACTGCCGTGAAGCCAGAGTATCCGGAGAGAACCCAGGCAtgtacagggagaacatgcaaactccatgcagaaagaccccaggctaggaccttcttgctgcaaggcaacagggctaccaactgcgccactgtgcagccaacATGCTGCCAGTCTGGATATTCTCTGAGATCAAGGAATCTACTGCTTACTGGGTACTAAAGTTTTGTCACTTCAACCCTCTTCCTCTTTATTCTGATGCTCAGTTTACACTTCAGCAAGTTATCTTTACCTGAAAGGCACAATTTGTTGGCCGGTGCTATGGTGATTGGCTAATTTGTGTTAGAAAATTAaacaggtgtacctaataaagtagGCTTTGAGAGCATATGCTCTTATTCcaattaaaaagttatttctgaCCTACAGTCATCGAAACCCCCATTTTAAACCAAGCTGGCACAACATGTTCCAGATTATTTTATCATCCAATGATGCCTCTGCTGACCTCTGTGTAAGGTGGGTTAAGCTCCCGGTATTTCAGGATCCTAGCAGCGCCCCTGGGCTGAGCTGAAGGTCGCTGAGGAGCAGTGCGCAGCGGTGTGCGGGGTTAACATTGACAGTGCTGCGGGTTTATTCAGCTGTGTTCTCTGTGTCAGCGCTCAGCTCTCATTATCACAAAAAGCCGATTAGCTGCGTGTGTGCAGGAACAGCTGCTTCTGTCCGGACCCCATCACCCGAACAGGGCCACAGTAATAACAAGGCAACGATATGAGTGGAAACTGAAATTCAAAAAGAGCCATAAAGTGAAGATGAGTCGGGCTCCCTCCCTAACTTACACAATAACCCCCAACTCTCCTGCTGGAACAGAGGATAAGAATGACAGTGAATGGTTCTTACCCAGAACAGGATGttgaagccaaaaataaagtatttgatGCAGCAACTGACTTCGTGACCTTTGAAATGATTCCCCGACATGTTTGAGCATCATCTGCCTGTGGCTGCGAGGAGAAACACGGCCTGCTTCACAGGCTTTGTGCTGGGCGAGAGGGAACAGGTTCAGCGCTCCGGAGATGCATTTCCCTTTGTCCGCTTCCAGTGTCTGCTCAGACCCGCGAAGGAGACATGGTAGACCGCAGAGTGGCAGCTCACCGACACCGAACCGAACAAAGACCTATCGAGGCGAGTTGGTACCGAACAGTCCAAAAAATTCTAAGCGCTTCTCCGTTATTCGGGGCTAAATTGCGCCTACAGAGGGAGGTGACGATGTCGTCAGTGATTGGTGGGGAACATACATTAAGAATAGGAGTGTAGACCAATCACATTAGAGAAATGTTGAAGCACTTCCTGTGCTGATCAGAATCATAGAAATAATAGGAAAACCATAACTATTTTTGATCTAGAAAATGAAATTGTACCagacaaatattttactgataGAATTTCCGGAAGTAGAAATTATGTTAATCTGATTTTCAAAGGTTTTCGGAACTAAAACCTATTACCCTGCCCTTTCCATTATTACAAAGTACCATAAGCGCAGCTTTTAGCACTTCTGCTCAACACTGATGATCCAATCTTTTCATAGAGTTCTGTTAAActaaacaaatctaaaaaacgGAAGGACACCAATCCTTGAGAGTTACTGGACCTGGAAGCTATGAATCATAGCACAGGATTCAAATGTTGCAGTTACCGACTGTGCCCACTAGAGAGCAGTCAcgacatattttaaaaacaggtgcTTTAAAGTtgatgatagatagatagatagatagatagatagatagatagatagatagatagatagatagatagatagatagatagatagatagatagatagatagatagatagatagatagatagatagatagatagatagatagatagatagatagatagatagatagatagatagatagatagatagacggTGAGAGTAATTCTCACTCTTCTGACTTTTTGTCtgatttagaaattaaaatttcagttctttaccaaaagaaaatctgaacagTGTCACCCCTCTGTATTTATCCCCTATGAAttctgaatgaatgaaatattaataaataaatgctcaaCTGATTATAGCAAATAGAGACTCCTACCTTAAGATGAGCATCTTTGCTTTATTATACAGTGTCAAAGACAAAGGAGGTTACATGTAGGGAGAACACAAACCCTGACAATGGTTTAAAGACGACTAAAAGAGCTTTAGCAAAACCGCTAATGCATTCAGACTGAAGAATGACTTGGTCTTCATCCCTCTCAGATTAGCCTTTAGCTATAGTCTTCACGACTAGCTAGTCTGGAtttatactaaaaaaaataactgcttaCAACCTTGAAAGAGCTTCACTTCAAAATTCTGCTCTATCTGAATGTTGTCAGCTGGctgtttgaattatttatcaCTGGTTTCTCAGACAAGCTGAACTCCATttgaaattacagaaaaatgcatactcattcaaaacaaaacatactgtTTAGGAATTTCTGCCATCAGATACAAGAGGAAATAAACTGTATAGTTTTTCCTTGAATTTTCTGTGGTCAAGGTGATGTCATTAGAACTGAAGAGGCCGTGCTTCGTAAAGCACCATTAAGGGTTCCTGCAGAGCGCCTCTGCTCAAACAGTACAAACTCTGTGTCAGCGCTTCATGGAGGACCAAACTCCCACTCTCATCTGTATACCTCAGCTGGAAGCCCACCACCTCCAGATGCTGCATAACCAAAACAGCGGACACATTGAAAACATCGTACCCAGAAGAGGGCCGCTGGTCCAGCGTCAGCTGCCTCTCCTCCAAAGCAGGAATTTCATTCAGATTGTGCTGTGATGCAATGATGCTGTGCAGGGTCACAGTGACAGTGAGAGGGCATGAATGGAGGGTCTTCCTGTAGAGGACCAACTCTGCACCCAGCATGGAGAGGTTCAGGCTGCTGATGTTGAACCAGATCCATCCTTGTGGAGCATGATGGGGCCCTGGGTGATACAAACAGTAAAATACTGCATTATTCATTGTCTCAAACAGCTACACAGGCAAAGCTATTTGTGGAGGTACAGTTCCACAGCTTCGTCCTTCTTACATGATAATGgtactaaaatgttttcctacaaaaaacatctttcttACCATCAACACTTCGAAAACTCTGCACTAGGATTCCATCTGATCTTCCAAAGTCTTGAGCTTCCAGTGACTCCAGATGTTGATAGATCCTATTCATATAAGGATGAGGTTTGGCCTGATGACTCGCCGACACTTTCTTGATATGCAGCATTTCTAAGATAGCTTTGCTGAGCCCTTGAGTCACCTCTGTATTCCTGTGCTGCTCCTTCAACAACAAGCCTTCGACAGAGAACATCAGAAAGATCAGGCTTGCattaaaacccccaaaatgCACTCCTCTGACCATTCTGAGCCAAAATTATTTTCCAACCCGTCTGGTATGATAGAACGTTTCAGCTAGAGTTGGACTTCTGCTAGCCTTCACCCTGACAGACCAGTTTACACGTCTGAGCTCTAACAGTCAAGCAGGAACCACAGGGGCTGTCATGACTTTCTGCATCAGTCCACTGCTGAAGCAGAGGAATGTTATTCCTCCTTGACAAACACTTTCCCTGTGTTCCTGTGCAGAGTGCCTAGAGATTCAGATAAGCACATCTGAATCTCAACACTATTATGTGCCATAGCAacaacaggtttttgttttcaagttaGGGGTTGGGGTATTAAAACACGAAAATCAAGAAAgagaataaacaataaataaaactgctaCAGATACAAATCTAATAAATAGTTTAACTTGATCAATGAGAGAAGGTCCGAGGGATGTCAGAACTTCATAACAAGAACTTCTGAGTTCCTGTTATTGTAGCGGCCACTTGGAATAAACAGCGAGACGCAGGGAGTTCCAAACAGGTGCAGTTTATTCTTGACTTTTCTTGTCATAGACGCCATGAAAACTGTAGCATGAAATAAAAGGATTCAGAATTGTTGGACATGCTTAACTCTTGTATAAAATTAACATATTAATGTTcacacatacaaaaaagaaTACATTGTGTCAGCATAcactgtttcatttttaaacaataaaccaaTGACGTTCTATTCcttcttaaataaacaaataacatttcttaTCACAAATCACAATTGCGCATATTTATACCTCATTTTGCTTTCCAAGGGCGCTATTTTAAAGATTTCCTTCGGGTTCCATCAGGATCTAACATTGTCTCGTCGTGCTTAGTAAGAACAGGAAGTGCATATCACAAAACACACGAAGAAGAAATATAccgttcttcaaaataaaagcataaattaacCACTAGGTGTCACTATTGGACCAATGAACAAGGAGGATTTTAACATTTGGACAGCGGACACATTGAAAACATCATACCTAGAAGAGGGCCGCTGGTCCAGCGTCAGTGTAAAGAGTGTAGCTATTTACACTCCCACCAAATCCTGTCACAATCAATGAACAAATACATAAAGGGTAAATAAATTGAACAGGATTTCTTGACTctactaaataaatatgtttgcatAAAACTATCATGGAATAACTGAACTGTACGAAAGTTGTTCATCGGTTCTCATCAATTTTCCAAAAGAAGAACTAATTTCTGGATTCGTATCTCAATAACTGAGGGTTTAGAAGAGGAATTTCACTTTCGCTCTCCGACTTGAACTTTGACTCGACGGACCAATCAATCACTGCCTTGAACAGTTTCAACCACTCGTCCTAGTTGCCACTGATTTCTTGGAAGGTTACCGTCTTTGATAATGACAATGTCCTCTTTCTTGAGGTTATGTCTCatggaaatgttcaacaaaTATTCCCTTTTCCAGTGACTCCAGAATTGTTCAATAAGATACTGCActctcctccacctctttgTGGCAAATAGGTCCTCTATAACAAACACTCCAGGGGGAGGGAGAGCAACCTTAGATTTCATCATAATGAGATGGTTCGGTGTTATGGGCTCCAATGCTCAAGGATCATTGATTCCATCCACTGTTAATGGGCGGCTGTTGACAATAGCCATGGCCTCACATAGTAATGTCCTGAGGGAGGCGTCATCAAGTCGGACTATGGACTATGCAAAGGTAGCATTCAACACGTTTCTGATAGTTCTGATCTGTCTTTCCCAGATACCACCTGCATGACTGGCAGAGGGGgaattgaaaacaaattcacactGTTAAGTGATCAAGAAAACTTCTAGTAACTTAGTGTCACATTGTTTAAGTGCTTGCATGAACTCGCTCCTGGCACCAACAAAATTAGAGTCTTGATCACAGTGCAGTTGTCGTACAGCTCCTCTAATGCTAATAAAGCATCTCAGTGCATTTATCAATGAGTCAGCTGACAAGTCTTCGAGCATTTCGATATGGACAGCTCTAGAGTAGAGACATGAAAATTAGGCCATATCTTTTGTACTCTTTGCGGGCTTTCTTCACAATGAAAGGGCCAAAACAGTCCATGCCACTATACGTGAAAGGTGGAGAGGATTCGACACGTTCTTTAGGAAGGTCAGCCATTCTCTGCTTGTCCGCCTAAGttttctgcaaaacacaaaatcgcGTATCAGCTTGGACATCAACTTACTCCCACCAATGACCCAGAATCCATTGGTCCTAAGCTCCATTCGTGTCTGGCCTCGACCCTGATGGCTTGTCTTAGCATGGTAGTGGGACACAATCAGCTTAGTAATATGACTGTTGTTGGGTAGTATCACTGGGTGTTTGACTTTAAGACAGAGAGATGACTGCTTTAATCTCCCACCCACATGGAGAAGTCCGTCAGACCAGATAGGATCAAAACTGAAAAGAGCGCTGGTGTTTGGAATGTTCTTTTCACTTTCCAGCATCTTTACCTCATTTGGGAAGGCTTGCTGTTGTAAAATCTTAATCACTGTTTCAGCCTTTTCACGCTCTTAAACAGTCACATGTTCactatgttgttgttttgaaccCAGTCTCTTGATTCTTGCAACAACCTTGAGAAGTGTTTCCAAGAGGAAAACCGATTCAGGAGTTTGAGGATGTCATTACTGCTTTTGACTTCAGTTGCAAGTGCCTGGATTGTCTTTATTTCAGGATCACGACAAGTAATTCTGTTGGAGCGCTGGGTGTTAGGTGTAACTCATGCTCCCAAAGAAACCTCGGTCCTTGCAGCCAGTTTGTCGAATGAATATCTGAAGCGGAATCGAGATCTCTTTCAATTTCAGTAGACCATTTATCTATTTCTCCCACCATGGCTTTATATCGTCTGGGAGAGGATCGTCCCATCCTATGCCTCTGTGACAAAGCTCTTGAAAAATAAGTTTTCCCCTATGGCTGAATGGAGCAATGAATCCAAGAGGATTGTAAAGCAAGCAATGATGGACAAGCAGCTGCAGCGGGTTGAAGGTTGATCCTTTAAGCTGATGTTAAAAACAAAGGTGTCATTTTTATCAACCACTGCCGAGTGCACACTCTGATGAGGCTGGATCCAAACCACAGGGCTCAATGGCTGCTGCTCTTTGTGGCAAATAGGTCCTTTTTGGATCCAAAGGATCCAAGAAGAGCAGAGCAGCTTCCTTGTTTGAGTTGAATTTATGAAGCTGTAAGCCTCCCTTTTTACACA from Xiphophorus maculatus strain JP 163 A chromosome 14, X_maculatus-5.0-male, whole genome shotgun sequence includes:
- the LOC102226332 gene encoding tetraspanin-5-like isoform X2, whose product is MALVGIGLWAWSEKGVLSNISSITDLGGLDPVWLFMVVGGVMFILGFAGCIGALRENTFLLKFFSVFLGIIFFLELTTGVLAFVFKDWIKDQLNLFINNNIRAYRDDIDLQNLIDFTQEYWECCGAFGADDWNLNIYFNCTDGNPSREKCGVPFSCCTKDPAEDVINTQCGYDIRAKPDSEQKDYINVKGCVPQFERWLQDNLTLVAGIFIGVALLQIFGICLAQNLVSDIEAVRASCFFT
- the LOC102226332 gene encoding tetraspanin-5-like isoform X1 gives rise to the protein MSGNHFKGHEVSCCIKYFIFGFNILFWLLGMALVGIGLWAWSEKGVLSNISSITDLGGLDPVWLFMVVGGVMFILGFAGCIGALRENTFLLKFFSVFLGIIFFLELTTGVLAFVFKDWIKDQLNLFINNNIRAYRDDIDLQNLIDFTQEYWECCGAFGADDWNLNIYFNCTDGNPSREKCGVPFSCCTKDPAEDVINTQCGYDIRAKPDSEQKDYINVKGCVPQFERWLQDNLTLVAGIFIGVALLQIFGICLAQNLVSDIEAVRASCFFT
- the LOC111611157 gene encoding uncharacterized protein LOC111611157 isoform X2 — its product is MLHIKKVSASHQAKPHPYMNRIYQHLESLEAQDFGRSDGILVQSFRSVDGPHHAPQGWIWFNISSLNLSMLGAELVLYRKTLHSCPLTVTVTLHSIIASQHNLNEIPALEERQLTLDQRPSSGYDVFNVSAVLVMQHLEVVGFQLRYTDESGSLVLHEALTQSLYCLSRGALQEPLMVLYEARPLQF
- the LOC111611157 gene encoding uncharacterized protein LOC111611157 isoform X1, which translates into the protein MVRGVHFGGFNASLIFLMFSVEGLLLKEQHRNTEVTQGLSKAILEMLHIKKVSASHQAKPHPYMNRIYQHLESLEAQDFGRSDGILVQSFRSVDGPHHAPQGWIWFNISSLNLSMLGAELVLYRKTLHSCPLTVTVTLHSIIASQHNLNEIPALEERQLTLDQRPSSGYDVFNVSAVLVMQHLEVVGFQLRYTDESGSLVLHEALTQSLYCLSRGALQEPLMVLYEARPLQF